Proteins from one Homalodisca vitripennis isolate AUS2020 chromosome 3, UT_GWSS_2.1, whole genome shotgun sequence genomic window:
- the LOC124357715 gene encoding ATP synthase subunit delta, mitochondrial: protein MAASLVRTSRAAARLLATRAAVTQQRGYADEMSFTFAAANKVFYNAANVKQVDVPSFSGSFGILPKHVPTLAVLKPGVVTVYEQDGTAKRVFVSSGTVTINDDSSVQVLAEEAHPVEDLDASAAREVLSKAQSELASASTDVAKAEAQIAVEVGEALVAAAQ, encoded by the exons ATGGCTGCTTCCCTCGTTCGTACTTCTCGAGCAGCTGCCAGGCTCCTAGCCACAAGGGCTGCTGTCACTCAGCAGAGAGGCTATGCTGATGAAATGTCTTTTACCTTTGCTGCAGCCAATAAA gtaTTCTACAATGCAGCAAATGTAAAACAGGTGGACGTTCCCTCTTTCAGTGGATCGTTTGGTATCCTGCCCAAGCATGTACCTACCCTTGCTGTATTGAAACCTGGTGTTGTCACTGTTTACGAACAAGATGGAACTGCCAAACGAGTTTTCGTCTCTAGTGGAACT GTAACCATCAATGATGACTCGTCTGTACAAGTTCTGGCCGAGGAGGCCCACCCAGTGGAGGACTTGGATGCCTCTGCAGCTCGAGAAGTGCTCAGCAAGGCCCAGAGTGAGCTGGCTTCAGCCTCTACAGATGTGGCAAAGGCAGAGGCTCAGATTGCTGTCGAAGTTGGTGAGGCTCTGGTGGCTGCTGCGCAATAA